One region of Aurantimonas sp. HBX-1 genomic DNA includes:
- the fdxA gene encoding ferredoxin FdxA, translating into MTYVVTDNCIRCKYMDCVEVCPVDCFYEGDNMLVIHPDECIDCGVCEPECPAEAIKPDTEPGLDKWLKINTEYAEKWPNITIKREAPGDAKEHDGEEGKFEKYFSPEPGQGD; encoded by the coding sequence ATGACCTATGTCGTGACCGACAACTGCATCCGCTGCAAATACATGGATTGCGTGGAGGTGTGCCCGGTCGACTGCTTCTACGAAGGCGACAACATGCTCGTCATCCATCCCGACGAGTGCATCGACTGCGGTGTCTGCGAGCCGGAATGTCCCGCCGAGGCGATCAAGCCCGACACCGAGCCGGGTCTCGACAAGTGGCTGAAGATCAACACCGAATATGCCGAGAAGTGGCCGAACATCACGATCAAGCGGGAAGCGCCGGGCGACGCCAAGGAGCATGACGGCGAGGAAGGCAAGTTCGAGAAGTACTTCTCGCCGGAACCCGGCCAGGGCGACTGA
- a CDS encoding AlpA family transcriptional regulator: MPSIQSSDCILSIRQVRAIVGLSRSTIWRLCRSGDFPNSITLSPGRVGWSEQAVRAWITQKMEPDRVMGSKDPQGIASVCWR, encoded by the coding sequence ATGCCTTCCATTCAATCATCCGACTGCATCCTCTCGATACGACAGGTCCGCGCCATTGTAGGCTTGTCGCGGTCGACGATCTGGCGTCTCTGCCGCTCCGGAGATTTTCCGAACTCCATCACTTTGAGCCCCGGCCGCGTCGGTTGGTCGGAGCAAGCGGTGCGGGCATGGATCACGCAGAAGATGGAGCCGGACCGGGTTATGGGGTCTAAGGATCCGCAAGGCATTGCCTCCGTCTGCTGGCGATGA
- a CDS encoding site-specific integrase, with the protein MPKVALTDAFCRSAKPHECKLTEFADTKERGLSLRVTPQGVKSWTFRYRTAANEQKRISLGRLDDVSLAAARAAVVAERARVHAGQDPAAVRKAAKQEAIETSRLETVAEVGIRYFSEAAAGRHRPNARQKRQSTLKSERYYFDRHVLPRLGKEKLSDLTRARVQALVNAVADEHAPSTARQCKVVLHGIYSFGIWQEIVVLNPCQFVTVPQFQTRERVLTDGELGVLWRALRDVQKADGVYVSHSVSVAILLAAVTLQRRAEITGMRRSEIDREARLWIIPGKRTKNHRTHIVPLSPLAIELIDEAEALAGGSQYVFPSPRKTDEPIGPSALSHAFRRVTAKAGLVGIRPHDLRRTGATALTSERLSVSRFLVSRVLNHASDTGDTASVTGIYDRNSYLPEKRRALEAWAGELNRITSCPASNVVTIR; encoded by the coding sequence ATGCCCAAAGTCGCTCTTACGGACGCATTCTGCCGGAGTGCGAAGCCGCACGAATGCAAGTTGACAGAGTTCGCCGACACCAAAGAGCGAGGACTGTCGCTGCGGGTCACTCCCCAGGGTGTGAAGTCCTGGACCTTCCGATACCGTACCGCAGCAAACGAGCAAAAGCGGATCTCTCTGGGTCGACTGGACGATGTTTCGCTAGCCGCCGCACGAGCCGCCGTGGTCGCGGAGCGCGCGCGGGTGCACGCTGGACAAGATCCAGCGGCAGTCCGCAAAGCCGCCAAACAGGAGGCGATTGAGACGAGCAGGCTAGAAACCGTCGCTGAAGTCGGCATTCGGTACTTCTCTGAGGCTGCGGCCGGCCGGCATCGACCGAATGCCCGTCAGAAGCGCCAGAGCACCTTGAAGAGCGAGCGCTACTACTTCGACAGACACGTGCTGCCGAGACTTGGGAAAGAGAAACTGTCGGATCTGACACGCGCCCGGGTTCAGGCACTAGTTAATGCAGTCGCAGACGAACATGCGCCGAGTACGGCGCGTCAGTGCAAAGTGGTCCTCCATGGGATCTACAGCTTTGGCATCTGGCAGGAGATCGTCGTGCTGAACCCCTGCCAGTTTGTCACCGTGCCGCAGTTCCAGACACGCGAGCGGGTGCTGACCGACGGCGAATTAGGAGTGCTTTGGAGAGCTTTGCGAGATGTTCAGAAAGCCGACGGCGTTTATGTATCGCACTCGGTCTCCGTTGCGATCCTTCTAGCTGCAGTAACGCTGCAGCGGCGGGCCGAGATCACGGGTATGCGCCGCAGCGAAATTGATCGCGAGGCTCGCCTATGGATCATTCCAGGCAAGCGAACGAAAAACCACCGCACGCACATCGTTCCGCTGTCGCCGCTCGCGATTGAACTGATCGATGAAGCGGAAGCGCTTGCCGGCGGAAGCCAGTACGTGTTCCCGTCGCCGCGCAAAACCGATGAGCCGATCGGCCCGTCGGCGCTAAGCCATGCGTTTCGTCGGGTGACGGCGAAAGCAGGACTTGTAGGAATTCGCCCGCACGATCTGCGGCGCACGGGCGCGACGGCATTGACGAGCGAGCGCTTGAGCGTTTCTCGCTTCCTCGTCTCGCGGGTCTTGAATCACGCGAGTGATACCGGCGATACGGCGTCCGTGACGGGGATCTACGACCGCAATAGCTATCTGCCGGAGAAGCGCCGAGCGCTGGAGGCATGGGCAGGGGAGCTAAACCGGATTACGAGCTGTCCGGCTTCCAATGTGGTCACGATCCGATGA
- a CDS encoding DUF3987 domain-containing protein gives MLSADEYTPINRLPQYGDREGQAPAEPDPWQSPDLTLLGTNRRPAPDFPVDLLGPFWLTWVRRRAAGASAPVDYVATSLLACVGAMIANVRWAMAGTHWAEPPVLWCCIVGSPSSGKSPAMDAAFDLIRHAEDRMAAGFDDELRRFETDQQISRARQEAWEAKVKEAVKGDKLPPSVPEDAAAPTRPVLPRVRVMDFTMEKLSALAATLPRGLLAVRDELAGWFGAFNKYGGGGSDRAFAIEMYGGRSYIVDRVKNPEPLRIRHLSVGLLGGVQPDKLPTIIDGPDDGLASRILWAWADMLPEFSVARDKVDDDAAKAAFVRLAELTLGSDEFGEPEPKRLHLTPAAVDVLEEFGRDMAARAHEASGVFAGALGKTRGHALRLATVLEFLWWCGRPESQEPCAISVEAVTAAAGLLDAYFIPMTERVLGDASIPVAERGAMTLARHLKRKGIVSFNAREVRREVGGLLRESAAMDAACNVLVEAGLIRSKPSRSGSQAGRAAKTYEVNSTIFGRRS, from the coding sequence ATGCTTAGCGCAGACGAGTACACGCCCATAAACCGCCTCCCGCAATATGGCGACCGCGAGGGTCAGGCACCTGCGGAACCCGACCCTTGGCAGTCACCCGACCTGACGCTCCTCGGAACGAACCGGCGCCCGGCGCCCGACTTCCCGGTCGACCTTCTCGGCCCGTTCTGGCTGACATGGGTGAGGCGTCGCGCAGCCGGCGCCTCCGCTCCTGTCGATTATGTCGCGACATCACTTCTGGCTTGTGTTGGGGCGATGATCGCAAATGTCCGTTGGGCGATGGCGGGCACCCACTGGGCAGAGCCGCCCGTCCTGTGGTGCTGCATCGTCGGCTCCCCGTCATCGGGGAAGTCTCCGGCTATGGACGCGGCTTTCGATTTGATACGCCATGCCGAAGACAGGATGGCGGCCGGATTCGATGACGAACTGCGTCGCTTTGAGACGGACCAACAGATCTCGCGCGCTCGCCAAGAGGCGTGGGAGGCAAAAGTGAAAGAGGCGGTTAAGGGCGACAAGCTGCCGCCCTCCGTGCCGGAGGATGCGGCTGCGCCGACGAGGCCAGTCCTGCCACGCGTCCGGGTCATGGACTTTACAATGGAGAAGCTGAGCGCGCTTGCCGCCACGCTGCCGCGTGGTCTCCTTGCTGTGCGGGACGAGCTGGCCGGCTGGTTCGGCGCCTTCAACAAGTACGGGGGAGGCGGCTCCGACAGGGCCTTCGCCATCGAAATGTACGGGGGCCGGAGCTACATCGTCGACCGAGTGAAGAACCCCGAGCCGCTGCGCATCCGCCACCTGAGCGTTGGCTTACTAGGCGGTGTCCAGCCCGACAAGCTGCCGACAATCATCGACGGTCCTGACGACGGGCTCGCCTCTCGGATCTTGTGGGCTTGGGCGGACATGCTGCCGGAGTTCTCCGTAGCGCGCGACAAGGTCGACGATGACGCGGCCAAGGCAGCCTTTGTCCGGCTAGCGGAACTCACGTTGGGCAGCGATGAGTTCGGGGAGCCGGAGCCCAAGCGTTTGCACCTCACGCCGGCCGCCGTCGACGTGCTGGAAGAGTTTGGGAGGGACATGGCCGCTCGTGCGCACGAGGCAAGCGGTGTATTCGCCGGAGCACTCGGCAAGACCCGCGGCCATGCCTTGCGGCTGGCAACGGTACTGGAATTTCTCTGGTGGTGCGGCAGGCCCGAAAGTCAGGAACCGTGCGCCATCTCGGTTGAGGCGGTGACAGCCGCGGCGGGCCTGCTGGACGCCTATTTCATACCCATGACCGAGCGGGTGCTGGGGGACGCATCTATCCCTGTTGCCGAGCGCGGGGCGATGACGCTTGCCCGCCATCTGAAGCGCAAGGGCATCGTCAGCTTCAATGCCCGTGAGGTGCGGCGTGAGGTCGGCGGTCTTCTGCGCGAGTCTGCTGCAATGGATGCGGCCTGCAACGTACTGGTCGAAGCCGGGCTGATCCGCTCTAAGCCGTCGCGCTCCGGATCGCAAGCCGGCAGAGCCGCTAAAACCTATGAGGTTAACTCTACCATTTTCGGGAGACGGTCATGA
- a CDS encoding helix-turn-helix domain-containing protein, giving the protein MSDRWVSVEEIAEYLGVSKDTVYGWIAKKDMPAHKVGRLWKFKTDEVDDWVRNGKASDDKKESEAAESSSQKGKHAGGEKLDG; this is encoded by the coding sequence ATGTCCGATCGCTGGGTCTCCGTGGAGGAGATCGCTGAATATCTCGGTGTCAGCAAAGACACGGTCTATGGCTGGATCGCGAAGAAGGACATGCCGGCGCACAAGGTCGGAAGGCTTTGGAAGTTCAAGACAGACGAAGTTGATGATTGGGTGAGGAACGGAAAAGCATCGGACGATAAAAAGGAAAGCGAAGCGGCCGAGTCCAGTTCACAGAAGGGGAAGCATGCGGGGGGAGAGAAATTGGATGGCTGA
- a CDS encoding transposase domain-containing protein, which produces MDNNTVERSIRPLALTRKNALFAGSDGGAGHWAAIASLIETCKLNGVDPQAYLAAVSTLIIQGHPNSAIDDLMPWRFKPSDRLAAMA; this is translated from the coding sequence ATCGACAACAACACCGTCGAGCGTTCCATCCGCCCGCTTGCCCTCACGAGAAAGAACGCGCTGTTCGCCGGCTCTGACGGCGGCGCCGGCCACTGGGCCGCCATCGCCTCGCTGATCGAGACCTGCAAGCTCAACGGCGTCGATCCCCAGGCTTATCTGGCCGCCGTCAGCACGCTGATCATCCAGGGCCATCCCAACAGCGCCATCGATGATCTCATGCCGTGGCGGTTCAAGCCGTCCGACCGGCTCGCCGCCATGGCCTGA
- a CDS encoding HGGxSTG domain-containing protein → MIAAALSQPPPPTVTQANWEYWHRYGWLVCPATRNRVCDKTACSVGARCKRLGDIGLAGDKTALSWNERPTCGALNRKGGLCKLRVDPGRRRCRLHGGRSTGPRTDEGKARVAQAQRKRWTKWRAEKRHASQ, encoded by the coding sequence TTGATTGCTGCTGCGCTGAGTCAGCCGCCGCCGCCCACTGTCACTCAAGCGAACTGGGAATACTGGCATCGCTATGGCTGGCTGGTATGCCCGGCGACCCGGAATCGGGTTTGCGACAAAACGGCCTGCAGTGTTGGCGCACGCTGCAAGCGCCTCGGAGACATCGGCTTAGCCGGAGACAAGACAGCGCTCTCATGGAATGAGCGACCGACGTGCGGCGCGCTCAATCGTAAGGGCGGGTTGTGTAAGCTCCGTGTTGACCCGGGCCGTAGGCGCTGTCGTCTGCATGGCGGCCGCTCGACCGGGCCTAGAACAGACGAGGGAAAGGCGCGGGTTGCACAGGCGCAGCGGAAGCGCTGGACAAAGTGGCGGGCAGAGAAACGCCACGCTTCACAGTAA
- the drmD gene encoding DISARM system SNF2-like helicase DrmD has protein sequence MSMTADEMVANVAHVTAPEPGQLVEARRRQWIVSEVDGGSVAPGLPKRHLVRLASIDEDALGEEIEVLWELEPGAHVIERAGLPRMTGLDDPSTLQAFLDAVVWGAATNADRGYLQAPFRSGVSIEDYQLDPLVRAIDMARTNLLIADDVGLGKTIEAGLVVQEMLLRHRARTVLVLCPASLQEKWRVEMQEKFGLEFRIVDTDYVKRLRRERGLHANPWTSFPRLITSMDWAKQGEGLRLLRDALPPHVSHPRKFDLLIIDEAHNVAPTVGRYAVESLRTRLVRLAAPHFQHKLFLTATPHDGYTESFTALLELLDDQRFARNVLPSDPQLARVMVRRLKSDLVDAGGKRIYPERRLEALPVEYGEDERDARRQLEAYIKSREGGADGGRAVDHFVHQLLRKRLSSSPAAFAATLERHIATIEGRAASDRSQKKFDYRILRRAIAKTEEDYADDAQRDAAEAEAIEEAGKHVRPPTDEERRMLDRLRSWAQQAARRADAKATAVLDWLASHLKDGDRWTNERVILFTEYRATQQWMQEILASHGFGGERLALIYGGMDPKEREGVKAAFQANPAESPVRILLATDAASEGIDLQNHCHLMIHLEIPYNPNVMEQRNGRIDRHGQRASEVVIWHPVDAVGGHGDDILRALRKLDAMRADMGSVNPVIAPQLPDLLEGRRRDLDTRQAEARMEKSRRFVKAERDLRERVAKLHERLNETRHEQSLVPDHIERAVRTALRLADKPDLEPVSLAGAPDGTVFRMPPLSGSWSRCLEGLEHPYTQKVRPITFDHEVAKGRDDLVLVHLNHRLVQMSLRLLRAEIWARDDVKKLHRVTVRSLPDGRIEGPAVVVVSRLVVTGGNHHRLHEELTEAGGYLRDAGFRREERVTEVRRWLEESRPAALSDATFDALRTRFDKQRDSVLAAVEARSKDRLRFLVNTIETRKRKEAEDIRQVLDDLERALKTEIAAEQQPVQLSLFSEDERTQLKRDRAALEARLARVPQEREQELRAIEERHSNAVEHTFPVAVVLLVPNSLATEKRG, from the coding sequence ATGTCGATGACTGCGGATGAAATGGTGGCTAATGTCGCCCACGTCACTGCGCCTGAGCCTGGCCAGCTGGTCGAGGCTCGCCGCCGCCAATGGATCGTCTCCGAGGTCGATGGCGGTTCGGTTGCCCCCGGACTGCCCAAGCGGCATCTCGTCCGGCTGGCTTCGATCGACGAGGATGCGCTGGGTGAAGAGATCGAAGTTCTCTGGGAGTTGGAGCCCGGGGCGCATGTGATCGAGCGGGCCGGACTGCCGCGCATGACCGGTCTGGACGACCCCTCAACGCTTCAGGCCTTCCTTGACGCAGTGGTTTGGGGCGCTGCGACGAACGCGGATCGCGGCTATCTGCAGGCGCCATTCCGCAGCGGTGTCAGCATCGAGGACTATCAGCTGGATCCGCTCGTGCGCGCGATCGACATGGCGCGCACAAATCTTCTGATCGCCGACGACGTCGGCCTCGGGAAAACCATCGAGGCAGGGCTCGTCGTTCAAGAGATGCTCCTGCGTCACCGCGCCCGCACGGTCCTGGTGCTCTGCCCTGCCTCGTTGCAGGAAAAGTGGCGCGTCGAGATGCAGGAGAAGTTCGGACTCGAGTTCCGGATCGTCGATACGGACTACGTCAAGCGTCTGCGCCGTGAGCGAGGTCTCCACGCCAATCCGTGGACGTCTTTTCCTCGTCTCATCACGTCGATGGACTGGGCCAAGCAGGGTGAAGGCTTGCGTCTTCTGCGGGATGCATTGCCCCCGCACGTCAGCCATCCCAGGAAGTTCGACCTGCTGATCATCGACGAGGCTCACAACGTCGCGCCGACCGTCGGCCGCTACGCTGTCGAAAGCCTCAGGACCCGTCTGGTTCGTCTGGCCGCGCCACACTTCCAGCACAAACTGTTTCTCACAGCCACGCCGCACGACGGTTACACCGAGTCCTTCACCGCGCTCCTTGAACTTCTCGATGATCAGCGGTTCGCGAGAAACGTCCTCCCAAGTGATCCCCAGCTCGCCCGGGTGATGGTCCGTCGGCTGAAGAGCGATCTGGTCGATGCGGGTGGCAAGCGAATTTACCCAGAGCGACGGCTCGAAGCGCTGCCAGTGGAGTATGGCGAAGACGAGAGGGATGCCCGGCGGCAGCTGGAAGCATACATCAAGAGCCGCGAAGGCGGTGCTGATGGAGGGCGGGCCGTCGATCACTTCGTGCACCAGTTGCTGCGCAAGCGCCTGTCATCGTCACCTGCAGCCTTCGCAGCGACACTGGAGCGGCATATCGCGACGATCGAAGGTCGGGCGGCTAGCGATCGCAGCCAGAAGAAATTCGATTACCGCATCCTTCGGCGGGCGATAGCGAAGACCGAGGAAGACTACGCAGACGACGCACAGCGGGATGCCGCCGAGGCTGAAGCGATCGAGGAAGCGGGCAAGCATGTCCGGCCACCGACCGACGAAGAACGCCGGATGCTCGACCGATTGCGATCCTGGGCCCAACAGGCGGCTCGTCGGGCCGATGCCAAGGCCACCGCCGTGCTGGATTGGCTGGCCAGTCACCTGAAGGACGGTGACAGGTGGACGAACGAGCGGGTGATCCTGTTCACCGAGTATCGCGCCACTCAGCAATGGATGCAGGAGATCCTCGCATCTCACGGCTTCGGGGGCGAGCGATTGGCTCTCATCTATGGTGGTATGGACCCGAAAGAACGCGAGGGCGTGAAAGCCGCGTTCCAGGCCAACCCCGCGGAATCCCCGGTGAGGATACTGCTGGCGACCGACGCCGCCTCCGAGGGCATCGATCTCCAGAACCACTGCCATCTGATGATCCACCTCGAAATTCCGTACAACCCGAACGTGATGGAACAGCGGAACGGGCGCATCGACCGTCATGGTCAACGCGCGAGCGAGGTCGTCATTTGGCATCCGGTGGATGCTGTGGGAGGCCACGGTGACGATATCCTCCGTGCGCTTCGCAAACTGGATGCAATGCGCGCCGACATGGGGAGCGTGAACCCCGTCATCGCGCCTCAACTGCCCGACCTTCTCGAGGGGCGCCGCCGCGATCTCGACACGAGACAAGCCGAAGCCCGGATGGAGAAATCCCGCCGCTTCGTGAAGGCGGAGCGCGACCTTCGCGAACGTGTGGCCAAACTCCATGAGCGGCTGAACGAGACCCGGCACGAACAGAGCCTCGTGCCCGACCACATCGAGCGGGCGGTACGCACGGCGTTGCGTCTTGCGGACAAACCCGACTTGGAGCCCGTTTCTCTGGCCGGTGCACCAGATGGCACGGTTTTCCGAATGCCGCCGCTCTCGGGTTCCTGGTCCCGATGCCTCGAGGGTCTCGAACACCCCTACACGCAGAAGGTCCGCCCGATCACCTTCGACCACGAGGTCGCCAAGGGGCGTGACGACCTCGTCCTCGTCCACCTGAACCACCGGCTTGTCCAGATGAGTCTGCGGCTCCTGCGCGCGGAGATCTGGGCCCGTGACGACGTGAAGAAGCTTCACCGCGTGACCGTCAGGTCGCTTCCGGATGGGCGGATCGAGGGACCGGCCGTGGTGGTGGTGTCGCGGCTCGTCGTGACCGGCGGGAACCATCATCGTCTGCACGAGGAGCTCACGGAGGCTGGCGGCTATCTGCGCGATGCCGGTTTTCGGCGGGAGGAACGGGTCACGGAGGTCCGACGATGGCTGGAGGAGTCGCGCCCTGCGGCCCTGTCGGATGCGACGTTCGACGCATTGAGGACGCGCTTCGACAAACAGCGTGATTCCGTTCTGGCAGCCGTCGAGGCACGCTCGAAAGACCGGCTACGCTTCCTCGTGAACACGATCGAGACCCGCAAACGCAAGGAGGCCGAGGACATCCGCCAAGTCCTGGACGATCTCGAACGAGCGCTGAAGACCGAGATCGCGGCGGAACAGCAACCCGTGCAGCTCTCTCTTTTCTCCGAGGACGAACGCACTCAGCTCAAGCGTGACCGAGCGGCCCTCGAAGCACGCCTGGCCCGGGTCCCGCAGGAGCGCGAGCAAGAGCTACGCGCGATCGAGGAACGGCACTCCAATGCCGTCGAGCATACCTTCCCCGTGGCCGTGGTGCTGCTGGTTCCGAACTCCCTCGCGACGGAGAAGCGCGGATGA
- a CDS encoding very short patch repair endonuclease, producing MTRVSPSSHDASRRMARVRQKGTQAEIDLRRVLHAKGLRYRLHVPLLTKPRRVADIVFPRTRIAVFVDGCFWHGCPQHASWPKSNADFWREKIETNRSRDADTDQRLNALGWETVRIWEHEDATEAANRIAELVGAREKNGAHLCR from the coding sequence ATGACGCGCGTAAGTCCCTCGTCGCATGACGCCAGTCGTCGGATGGCCCGCGTGCGACAGAAGGGCACGCAAGCGGAAATCGACCTCCGCAGGGTTCTGCATGCCAAGGGCCTGCGCTACCGCCTCCACGTTCCGCTCCTGACGAAGCCCAGACGCGTCGCCGATATCGTCTTCCCCAGGACAAGGATAGCCGTTTTCGTCGACGGATGTTTCTGGCACGGCTGCCCCCAGCACGCTTCCTGGCCGAAGAGTAATGCCGATTTCTGGCGGGAAAAGATCGAAACCAATCGATCCAGGGATGCCGATACCGATCAGCGGCTGAACGCCCTCGGTTGGGAGACGGTCCGGATCTGGGAACACGAAGACGCCACCGAAGCCGCGAACCGCATCGCCGAACTCGTCGGCGCGCGCGAGAAGAATGGGGCTCACCTATGTCGATGA
- a CDS encoding DNA cytosine methyltransferase, with protein sequence MADVACVDLFCGAGGLTHGLISKGVKVVAGIDVDEACRHPFEANNAARFINEDVGRLAPKRLNELFGDAEVRVLAGCAPCQPFSTYAQRYDVVGSPRWGLLYQFGRLIKATRPDLVTMENVPSVAKHAVFDDFVETVQNMGYDVHQGVVDCSLYGLPQNRRRMVLLASRLGPIELVAPRHDSPTTVRAAIGKLAPIAQGGTHPKDPLHAASKLSDLNLERVRASRPGGTWRDWPKYLVADCHRRETGHTYPGVYGRMVWDEPAPTLTTQFYGFGNGRFGHPEQDRAISLREGAILQGFPKSYSFIPDGVPVHFKALGRMIGNAVPVTLGEVIGQSIAAHLGIEAEKTKRKKKGAVADDARKSLVA encoded by the coding sequence ATGGCTGATGTCGCGTGCGTCGACCTTTTTTGCGGGGCCGGAGGCCTCACGCATGGCCTGATCTCGAAGGGCGTCAAGGTCGTCGCGGGTATTGACGTCGATGAAGCCTGCCGCCACCCCTTCGAAGCGAACAACGCTGCGCGCTTCATCAACGAAGACGTGGGGCGCCTCGCTCCCAAGCGCCTCAACGAGTTGTTCGGTGATGCCGAAGTCCGGGTGCTCGCCGGTTGCGCCCCTTGTCAGCCGTTCTCGACCTATGCCCAGCGTTATGATGTCGTCGGAAGCCCCCGCTGGGGCTTGCTCTACCAGTTCGGACGACTGATCAAAGCCACACGTCCTGACTTGGTCACGATGGAGAATGTGCCTTCGGTCGCCAAGCACGCGGTGTTCGATGACTTCGTCGAGACCGTGCAGAACATGGGGTACGACGTCCACCAAGGGGTGGTTGATTGCTCGCTGTATGGGCTGCCGCAGAACCGCCGGCGCATGGTGCTGCTGGCCTCCCGACTCGGCCCCATCGAGCTGGTCGCCCCGAGGCATGATAGCCCGACGACCGTTCGCGCGGCGATCGGCAAACTCGCGCCGATAGCTCAGGGTGGGACCCATCCGAAGGATCCACTGCATGCCGCGTCAAAGCTCTCCGACCTGAACCTCGAAAGAGTTCGTGCGTCTCGTCCCGGCGGCACGTGGCGTGACTGGCCAAAGTATCTCGTCGCCGACTGCCATCGTCGTGAGACGGGCCATACGTATCCGGGCGTTTACGGCCGGATGGTCTGGGACGAACCCGCGCCGACCTTGACGACCCAGTTCTATGGCTTTGGGAACGGACGGTTTGGACATCCAGAGCAAGACCGCGCGATCTCTCTGCGTGAGGGCGCAATTCTGCAAGGCTTCCCCAAGTCCTATTCCTTCATACCCGACGGGGTTCCCGTTCATTTTAAGGCCTTGGGACGGATGATTGGAAATGCGGTTCCGGTCACTCTAGGCGAGGTGATCGGCCAGAGCATCGCAGCCCATCTCGGAATTGAAGCCGAGAAGACGAAAAGAAAGAAGAAGGGAGCCGTCGCGGATGACGCGCGTAAGTCCCTCGTCGCATGA